In the genome of Desulfuromonas sp., one region contains:
- a CDS encoding hemolysin III: MGLLSSENLTSRTSESNYTTGEEIANGITHGIGAGLSIAGLVLLVYYAAVYGNAWHIVSCAIYGTTLVLLYTVSTLYHSIPSPRVKSVMQILDHSAIFLLIAGTYTPFTLVSLRGPWGWSLLGVIWGAALLGILFQTALQKSWVALTVGLYILMGWAVIVAIQPLLSAVPAEAFVLLLAGGLAYTLGTLFFIWKQLKFHHAIWHLFVLAGSALHFFAVFYYVIPA; the protein is encoded by the coding sequence ATGGGATTGCTTTCAAGCGAGAACCTGACCAGCCGAACATCCGAATCGAACTACACAACCGGCGAGGAAATCGCTAACGGCATCACGCACGGCATCGGCGCCGGGTTATCTATCGCCGGCCTCGTGCTCCTCGTATACTACGCCGCCGTTTATGGCAACGCCTGGCACATCGTCAGCTGTGCGATCTACGGCACCACCCTGGTGCTGCTTTATACGGTCTCGACCCTCTACCACAGCATTCCGTCGCCCAGAGTGAAATCGGTGATGCAGATTCTCGATCATTCGGCCATCTTCCTGCTGATCGCCGGCACCTACACCCCCTTCACCCTGGTCAGCCTGCGCGGCCCCTGGGGTTGGAGTCTGCTCGGGGTGATCTGGGGAGCGGCACTCCTCGGCATCCTGTTTCAGACTGCGCTGCAGAAAAGCTGGGTCGCCCTGACGGTCGGACTCTATATCCTGATGGGCTGGGCGGTCATTGTCGCCATCCAGCCGCTGCTTTCAGCGGTACCCGCCGAGGCCTTCGTGCTGCTCCTCGCCGGCGGACTCGCCTATACCCTCGGCACCCTCTTCTTCATCTGGAAGCAGCTGAAGTTTCATCACGCGATCTGGCACCTGTTCGTACTCGCCGGCAGTGCCCTGCATTTCTTTGCGGTGTTCTATTACGTGATCCCGGCGTAA
- a CDS encoding phenol degradation protein meta, translating into MKILRNLIVAAALLVIAAPAFAYFQPNVNLGFTSFLDGAPPAGPGHYVQEYLQYYTSDDLDGIPGGDVDVFVLMNQYTYQSNQELLFPDARWGINVMVPFVDIDSNLPNNGSGIGDLLIGPYLQWDPIMGKNGPFMLNRVELQLILPTGDYDNNKLLNQSSNHFSFNPYWAATIFPAPKVTASWRLHFLWNGENGDFGPGKADLEPGMALHGNWAVAYELMPKELRVGVNGYFFEQLTDTKINGNDSGDDESVVAIGPGAVYHFSKDMHLFANIYKEFRANDRPEGDRINFRFVYHF; encoded by the coding sequence CGCTGCTCCGGCATTCGCTTATTTCCAACCGAATGTCAATCTCGGCTTCACCAGCTTTCTCGACGGCGCGCCGCCGGCCGGCCCCGGCCACTACGTGCAGGAGTACCTGCAGTACTATACCAGTGACGATCTCGATGGTATCCCCGGCGGTGATGTCGACGTCTTCGTGCTGATGAACCAGTACACCTACCAGTCGAACCAGGAGCTGCTGTTTCCCGACGCCAGATGGGGTATCAACGTGATGGTGCCGTTTGTCGATATCGATTCGAATCTACCGAATAACGGCAGCGGTATCGGCGACCTGCTGATCGGCCCCTATCTGCAGTGGGATCCGATCATGGGCAAAAACGGCCCGTTCATGCTCAACCGGGTCGAGCTGCAGCTGATCCTGCCGACCGGGGACTATGATAATAATAAATTGCTGAATCAGTCGAGTAACCACTTCTCGTTCAACCCCTACTGGGCGGCGACGATTTTCCCCGCTCCGAAGGTGACCGCATCGTGGCGCCTGCACTTCCTCTGGAATGGCGAGAATGGCGATTTTGGTCCCGGAAAAGCCGATCTTGAGCCGGGGATGGCGCTGCACGGCAACTGGGCCGTTGCCTACGAACTGATGCCGAAAGAGCTGCGGGTTGGCGTCAACGGCTACTTCTTCGAGCAGCTCACCGATACGAAAATTAACGGAAACGACTCCGGCGATGATGAAAGTGTCGTCGCCATCGGCCCGGGTGCGGTCTATCATTTTTCAAAGGATATGCACCTGTTTGCCAATATCTACAAGGAATTCAGGGCGAATGACCGGCCGGAAGGGGATCGGATCAACTTCCGCTTCGTTTATCATTTCTAG